In a genomic window of Rhinoderma darwinii isolate aRhiDar2 chromosome 10, aRhiDar2.hap1, whole genome shotgun sequence:
- the EXOSC10 gene encoding exosome complex component 10: MAASNLPHVRRHIPEFQRVLSVMTSTPLGSKMAAPAASVTTEMMEKSGGSEGTEERLSEPIPGFPDTDAFVKHALGTVVGATKASTGLPQCGDEYDFYRSFPGFQAFCEAQGDRLLHCMSRIMQYHGCRSHLKDRSKVTALEDKFDLLVDANDAVLERVGILLDEASGVNRNQQPILPAGMQAPKTIVSSWNRKSNVSTKKGKAETFRLLHAKNILRPQLKFKEKMDNSNTPFLPKIFVKPNAQKPLPEVLKNKRDRHQRPEDLDLPPALADFIHQQRMNPTEDDVFSHPYQYELDRFVPVESSLEKPEIQLYRPLEETPCHFISTLDDLVELNEKLLQCSEFAVDLEHHSYRSFLGLTCLMQISTRTEDYIIDVLELRSDLYILNESFTDPAIIKVLHGADSDIEWLQKDFGLYIVNMFDTHQASRLLNLERNSLDHLLRHFCSVESDKKYQLADWRIRPLPEEMLHYARADTHYLLYIYDKMRDELLNAANGQQNLLHLVWQKSKEICLKSLSITITQKSFTISKSEKNQDYGV, from the exons ATGGCGGCCTCTAACCTGCCTCACGTTCGACGTCATATCCCCGAGTTCCAGCGTGTCTTGTCTGTGATGACGTCAACTCCGCTCGGTTCCAAGATGGCTGCGCCCGCTGCAAGCGTGACGACCGAGATGATGGAGAAATCCGGGGGCAGCGAGGGAACCGAAGAGCGGCTGTCCGAGCCCATCCCCGGCTTCCCTGACACCGATGCCTTTGTCAAG CACGCCCTCGGAACCGTCGTGGGAGCCACAAAAGCCTCTACTGGCCTCCCGCAGTGTGGGGATGAGTACGACTTCTACCGCAGCTTTCCCGGTTTCCAGGCCTTCTGTGAAGCTCAAGGCGACCGCCTGCTACACTG TATGAGCCGGATCATGCAGTATCATGGCTGCCGCAGTCATCTCAAGGATCGCAGCAAAGTCACCGCGCTGGAAGATAAGTTTGATTTGTTGGTGGACGCCAATGACGCCGTCCTGGAAAGAGTG GGTATTTTACTTGATGAGGCCTCTGGTGTCAACCGAAATCAGCAGCCGATCCTCCCCGCCGGAATGCAGGCACCGAAGACTATCGTCTCCAGCTGGAATCGTAAG AGCAACGTTTCAACCAAGAAAGGCAAAGCGGAGACGTTCCGGCTGCTGCACGCCAAGAACATCCTCCGGCCGCAGCTCAAGTTCAAAGAGAAGATGGATAACTCCAACACCCCGTTCCTACCAAAAATTTTTGTGAAACCAAATGCTCAGAAGCCACTGCCGGAGG TTCTCAAGAACAAGCGGGACAGACATCAGCGCCCTGAAGATCTGGACCTCCCCCCGGCTCTGGCGGACTTCATCCACCAGCAGCGAATGAACCCGACTGAGGATGACGT GTTCTCTCACCCTTATCAGTATGAACTGGATCGCTTCGTTCCTGTGGAGTCCAGTCTTGAAAAGCCGGAGATCCAG CTCTACCGCCCCCTGGAGGAGACCCCCTGTCACTTCATCTCTACGCTGGACGATCTGGTGGAGTTGAATGAGAAGCTGCTGCAGTGTTCAGAGTTTGCTGTGGATCTGGAG catcaCTCGTACAGAAGTTTCCTTGGTCTCACCTGCCTCATGCAGATCTCCACCCGCACCGAGGACTACATCATTGACGTCCTGGAGCTGCGCAGTGACCTGTATATACTGAACGAGAGTTTCACGGATCCCGCTATCATCAAG GTTTTGCATGGAGCAGATTCAGACATTGAGTGGCTCCAAAAAGACTTTGGTTTGTACATTGTGAACATGTTTGATACCCATCAAGCATCTCGTCTGCTGAACCTGGAGAGGAACTCTCTTGACCATCTTCTCCGACACTTCTGCAGCGTGGAGTCCGATAAGAAATACCAGCTCGCAGACTGGAGAATTCG ACCACTGCCAGAAGAAATGCTCCATTATGCCAGAGCCGATACCCACTACCTGCTGTATATCTACGACAAGATGAGGGATGAGCTGCTGAACGCAGCCAATGGTCAGCAGAATCTTCTCCACCTCGTCTGGCAGAAGAGCAAAGAGATCTGTCTGAAG